The following nucleotide sequence is from Apium graveolens cultivar Ventura chromosome 4, ASM990537v1, whole genome shotgun sequence.
cagtgaatactgtcacttttgtcccaagcagataagatcgaaatttctcaaaaccaaagactatagccaagagctccttctccgtagtggtgtagttcatttgggcccatttaaggtcttactcgcatagtagaccacatgaaagagattattcttgcgctgccccagaactgcacctaccgcataatcactcgcatcacacatcatctcaaaaggctctgtccaatctggtgctgtaataactggtgcggtGATCAAaatcttcttgagagtctcgaatgccgccaaacattcatcatcaaatttgaaaggcacatctttctcaagcaaattgcacaacgacttagatatcttcaaaaagtccttgatgaatcaccgataaaaacccgcatgaccaagaaaactacggattcctttcacaaaaataggtggtggaagattttcaatgactcccaccttggccttgtccacctccagacccttgctagagaccttatgcccaagaataatgccttcacgcaccataaaatgacatttctcccaattgaacaccaaattagtttccacgcaccttttgagtacggcacgaagattattcaaacattcatcatatgaatgtccaaagacggagaagtcgtccatgaatacctcgacattatttccaatcatgtcagagaatatagccatcatacatctctgaaaagtggccggggcgccacataacccaaacgaaactctgcgaaaagcaaacgtgccaaatggacaagtgaaggtagtcttttcctgatcctctagtgcaatacaaatctgattataccctgaatagccatccagaagacaataatactcatgactagccaacctatcaagcatctgatcaatgaatggaagagggaagtgatccttcctcgtggctttgttcaactttcgataatccatACATACTCTCCATCccgtaactgttcgagtggggatgagctcgttcttctcatttgctaccacagtaatacctcctttcttaggcacacattgtacggggctcacccaagaactgtcagaaataggataaatgatgactgcatccagccatttcagaatttctttctttaccacctctttcatgataggattaagtctgtgctagtgctcaacagttggcttactaccctcctctagaagaatcttatgcatacaatatgaaggactaatccccttgatgtctactatggtccatccaatagccgatttgaattctctcaaaatccttaagagcttgtcttcctcactacctaaaaggtcagatgcaataataataggtaaagtagatgtatcacctaaaaaagcatacctcaagtgttcaggtaatggcttgagctccaaggtaggtgcttcctctattgatggtttgagctttccttcagcattcttgagatcagaagtaccaagagattcaaacggcatgtccagctttcgcttccagggagaagcattcagatattgtaattgctcattgttatcttcatcatcactgtcaaaatcccccactaaggctttttccaatgcatcagacattagcatgtgatcgagttctgaagtaaccgcagaatcaatcacatcaacttttaagcactcctcatcttctgtagggaatttcattgccttgaacacgttgaaggtcacatcctgatcttgtacccacatagtaagttcacctttctgcacatcaatcaaagtacagccagtagccaagaaaggtcttcccaagattatgagaatcttcttatcttcctcaaaatccaaaataacaaaatctgcaggaaagaagagcttatccaccttgactagcacatcctccactatgccccttgggtaagtaatcaaacgATCAGTCAATTGTAGaaacatgtatgtgggttttggatcaggcaaatccaactttttgaagatcgacaacggcatcagattgatgcttgctcccaaatcacaaaggcacttgtcaaaagtcaacttgccaatggtgcaagggatggtgaagctacctggatctttaagctttggaggtaacttttgttgcagaacagcgctgcattcttccgttagagccACGGTCTCAAGGgcatccagtttcaccttccttgaaagaatactcttcataaacttcgcataactaggcatttgctccagagcctcagcgaaagatatattgatgtgaagtttcttgaacacctccagaaacttactgaactgcttatccagcttttgttgttacaatctcttagggaaaggtggtggaggatagagctgtttctcccctgtattaccctcaggcagagtgtgttcaacagtagtcttccttggttccgccgctttctccttttgcttagcttcttcatctctaactttaGCTTCTCCTTCATTTGCCTTTTCAGCGTtagcaactttcccagaccttaaggtaatagccttgacttgctctttagcttccttcctgcctggtacttccgtgtcactagagagtgttccaggttgacgattgagcactgcattggctatttgaccgatttgattttccaagatcttgatagaaaccgcctgactcttgcataacagcttaagttcctcaaaattagcactagtaggtgcagctgcacttccctgttgaggatatgattgcctttgagcatactgctgtggttgctggaatccaggtggattaaactttttactcacaccttgctgatatggtggttcaatagcattctgattattaccccaactgaaatttggatgatttctgttgttaggatgataagtagctggcacaggctgctgttgttgctgataattattcacatactgaacagattcgttgacaagagaacactgatccgtagcatgagaacctgtacaaagctcacagaccatagctatttgattaactccatatgtagccagagaatcaaccttcatcgacagcgcctggagctgcgctgcaatagcggtggctgcatcgacttccagaatacctgctaccttcccaggcatgatcctctgagttgggttttgatgctcatttgcatccatagtctcgataagattataagcctcagtatagcttttggcccataaggcacctccagctgctgcatcgagcatgggccgagattgggcccccaaaccattatagaaaccagtgatcaccatccaatcgggcattccatgatgtggacactttctcaacattttcttgtagcgttcccaagcttcgcatatagattctgtaggttgctacgcaaactgagtaagagcactcctcatagcaacagtctttgccatcggataaaacttcaccagaaacttttgcgcaagatcttgccaagtagtgatggacccagctggttcagaatgtaaccagtccttagctttgtccctcagtgagaatgggaaaatcctcagcttgatagcctcatcagtcacgccattatacttgaaagtgctgcagatctcgacaaaattccttatgtgcatgttggggtcttcagtcgcagctcctccaaaagaaatagaattctgcaccatctgaatagtgcccggcttgatttcaaatgtgttagcttgaatagccggatgaagaatgcttgactgaatgtcatcaattttaggccgagaaaagtccacaagagctggatcagcctgaacaatacgatcgcccatgattactggttctttccgctCATTTACTGAATCcaaatcttcaaaatctatcttttccggaatatcaagaactccgtctgtctcctcagctgtatctaaagtcctcttgcgagtacgagaacgagtttgcataaacgctcgcttaagtacctgaaacacaaccagaaacaataagtaacaactacgtcctaatcactgaatcctaacgaccaatgatggtacatacataaactaaacaagtacgccgagtccccggcagcggcgccaaaaacttgttagggcggtaacacgcgctaataatacacgcaagtatacgcgtttgcaagtaatatagaatactttctagttcgttcccacagagactcagactaattattgtttaattaaactcacgcaccaatgtatgattacttctcaatgttaaaacactaacacttagaattattgactaaatattaactacaactaattacttagtttatcacttaaataacacttcaatcaacaatattaaaatactcatgagatcataactttattactacttccttcaatagttattgttattagTGGTAAGTATTCCCGCCTGTCACACGGGTGACCCGGGTTCgatccccggcagcggcgccaaaaacttgttagggcggtaacacgcgctaataatacacgcaagtatacacgttcgctagtaatatagaatactttctagttcgttcccacatagactcaaactaattattgtttaattaaactcacacaccaatgtatgattacttctcaatgttaaaacactaacacttagaattgttgactaaatattaactacaactaattacttagtttatcacttaaataacacttcaattaacaatattaaaacactcatgagatcacaacttcattactacttccttcaatagttattgttattaactTTAGCCTGTGACAGtaatgatattaatcgaataacacgaaactgataaaagccaactttcattgtactcataccattctaccaagcatccacaattaagatagaagttgaataggcatcaattatgttgagttcctatatgtctacagaaattgacaacacaacgatttaagcacaagttattccttttgattacacagggcgaataaaactgttagagttacccactgatcatgcacatcatacatgaacctatgctagcatggcaaattctaaatctcaagatccatcgtcgcttcacaagagattaacaccctatcttatatgttcgcgacgcacataagacgaatacgcacaaccaatactagatatcatacagtcatcacacactaaagtattaaacaattaactaaagaattccatagtaaatccgttacgaccccatgatcacgattagcccataatagcacttattgtcatcatgggttcatatgaaatcatgataaacaaacacaagaaaataataactaaactaattatattaaatcagagtacgtcacaagagtaattaagtTCAAACAAAGAAAACTAGgatccaacgttacaacgaaataagaatcacaagaaaatatgcttcctcttcgttgatgtgtgctaaaacggtcttcttccttatctccttcgctccttgtttaataccacgatccaacctcgtgaaaacgtctctaaatctacttatataatagtcccataaaactcagattacatagaagtggaagccaaacagaagtcctaaaataatttatcttttttgtcgaccctgcgcggccgctcagcatagctgagcgggcgctcagctttctgcgcggccgctcagcatagctgagcgggcgctcaggaccctatTGGAAAAATcttgagtttgctccgtttctttgcCGTAATCTACCCCTatctttcctctcgcaatggtgaacacatgccaaggcttattcttgatgattactcctccgaaatgcaactaatatcctgaaatgcataaacactagaaaaacgcatcaaatacacaaaatacttgattttaaggcaccaatttaagccattttaagatgttctaaatggtataaaatgccacttatcagttaTCACCCTGAACGCTCACAACCAGGGTCTGCCGACCAGCACATTGTGCGCGGAATCCTGATATAGCACCTTGAAATCTATTATTTGAGTAACCGACAAAGCTCCTTCCCCGAGCGTGACGGGAAGCCTGACCGAACCCATAACTCTCACTGCTTCCCCAGTAAAGCCATAGACGTGCGCATCTTCGAAATACATGTCGCTATCTGGGAAACCCAGCTTTTTGTAGGTGCTGTAGTACAAGATGTTTGTAGAACTCCCATTATCCAAGAAGACTCGATGTACGTTCATTGCCCCAATAAGCATGGTAATCACCAGCGCATCGTTGTGAGGATGATGCACCCACCTAGATTCTTTTTCCTTGAACGTAATATCAGCGGACTCTCCCTTAAAGACCTTCGGGGGTCTATCTTCCAAGCCGTGGATGTTGGTGAGCGGTGGATGTCGCGCTTCTCTCGTGTTTTTCTCAAGTGCTCGATTACTATCACCAACGaaagggtgtcctccaaaaattgctCGGATACTGCCAGCCCTCTGAAACTTGACCTCTGCTGTTTTTTCAACATCCTCCGCCCGCGGGGGCTGTCTTTCATCCTTACCCTTGTCATCAAGTCCCCTGCGTCGCTTCACCTTGTTAATCCATTCTTCTAGGTATCCGGCCTTGATAAATTCCTCAATCTCATCCCGCAGGTGACGACACTCATGGGTGTCATGGCCAGTAGACTCATGGTAGTCACAATACTTCTTTTTGTCTCTActctgccatgaagttagacggtCGGGCTTCTTGAAGATCCCTTTATCCTTATTTACctcgaagatatgatcaatggacgcTGTCAATAGTGTATAATTGCTTACCCTTCTCTCGTAGTTCAACGGTGGGCTCCATTCTCTCTGCGAGCTCACAGTGTTCACCCTGTTAGGGCTTCTGGCATTTCGCCGATAATCTGGACTCAAGGATCTGTCCCTTCTCTTGGAtcgccccttggagttatgggtattgtcattcttttttgtttctgcaAGCGACTACTCGATTGCTTTGAACGACTCCACCTGTGCAAGCACATCAGCTAGTGACACTGGGTCCTTCCCTTGCAAGTGCTTCCAAAAATCATTCCCCACACGCAACCCAGCTATAAGCAGTATTTTCAGTATTTCATCAGTTGCACCCCTCACCAAAGTGGATTCTGCATTAAACCTCTTGAAATACGAAGTCAAACTTTCCCCTTCTTTTTGTTTCACATTAGCCAGCGTGGTAACATGTGGTGTGTACTTCACCGCGGCTTGGAATTGTGTCAaaaacaaagttttcatctgttcccCGGATGTAATCACACAtggaccaagtttttggaaccactgCTGAGCGCCTTCTCTGAAAGTGGCTGTCAGGAGACGGCATCgagccaaatcaggtacttgatatacgTCCATTTTAATGTTAAAACGCCCCAGGAATTCCACAGGATCAGAGTTCCCATGGAAACgcaagtcattggttgtgttcctgtATCCTGCGGGCAATTGCGCCTCCCTCACGACAGTAGCAAAAGGAGAAGGAGTTTGCGCAGTCGCTGTTACTCTTCctccctcaagatggttgagcaacctcttgaggtcgttcacattaaacgtccctaccccaggaatggtttgaacattaggcTATTGGGGTTGCTCTGCGACTTGCTGAAATTCCCCTTGATTACCCCCGGGTGCGGCGGAGGATCTCgccgcccctcgccctgaggctgcggCGGTGGCATGTTACCATTTTGGTTCTGAATATTTTCCCGTACGCGAGATTCATCTTGACCGCGTCGTAGAATTTTATCATTGTTCTGCATTCTTACTTGAATTCGCCCGCCGTCCTGGTCATGAGGACGCGCCCCAGACCCATTACCAGTAGCACTGTGGGAAGTTACGGGAACAACGGCGGGGGCTTCCCAGCGGAGTGTGCTCCACCTCTCCTACCATCGTAGGGTGCTCTTCCATATTGATATCCCATTTTTCCTCATCCATTCCTCTGATATCCCCGGTAGTAATTCCCGGGccttcctcgcggaggggcacgctcgtgaTCGCGGTGTCGCGCCCCGTCATCCCTTTGGAATGCGGGGGGCACACGCGTCGTGtcacggggcctcgcttctccGGCGTTTCCTTCTTTTTGCCATTCTACCAGTAACATCCTCAAATCGTCGTCTTCCAATCTTATGCCAAGCCTCCTTTTCAAGGCTGAAAGATCCCTTCCTTCCTCGTCTTGATTTTGAGTGTTCTCTGCACgacgacgctcgtccatcgtacgcccagacctatgTGGGTGTGGCACTACCTGGTTACCCAGGCGAGGCCTTTCTCAGCCATCAGTGTCCTCATCCGCAAGCTCCATAATAGGCTCTACATCATCAGAGTACTCCAAGCGCCGTGGAGTGATTCGCGGGTTCTCCCCGCTCCCCTGGGTATCTCCTTCAACTACAGGGGCTTTTCCCAAGGCATGACCGTGACGGGGGAAACGACGACCTCTCCTCGTCCTTCGACGCTTCACCGTGTTCAGTCTTGAGTTAAAACTGTTAAGAGTATTCCCCATGCGATACAATTGCTCCAATATATCAGCAttgctgatgagaactggaggtgtCCCCCCTACATCCGGAGCCCTTGTTGGATCCGCCATGTTTCTGGGAACGTAAGGTTCATGGCGAGTATAGCGCCCCCCGCCTTCTCCTTCAGACCtgctgtcacttccatcataagaacttccatcacgattgtaagacatcttttcctcctaagattgcgaccttaattagcaggcccctccttctagcgccaatttgttgacgggggaatctggtaacaacaaagattgaggtttctcgccggaactaagatctgtgacggtggttctttgccggaaacttaagcggtgtatggttgattgtggttgttttaggctgagattgatcagagtaagtggtggctctcttatcagctctcaacttcttaccctctcaatgtgcctacgtaccctttatatagggatcaagcctgacgtagttctcgcAGAATAAGAAGTCTGATGGgtttagacttcttattcctaagtccagtagaagcccatccaatatccgtcttccgctagctttaggaatgtccaactatgaggcccaaccgcgaaggcccaaggcccgtccgtaatcgcaggacttcacggatagtgcatctccctgcgcaaggataacactccgctacagctatctctCTTGATTTATGAACGCatgtatagccacggttcaccccaagtgccagacACGTCCCTGTCCCacgaatgaggataacccaccagatagcaggacaggtgatcccaagctcttgggtgcaaagtgcaggatgactccaaagttctccaacgaggacacccgttgaatacaagaacagagctcccaaagcacacaccaaagttaaccccacatccccaacgaggacacccgttaaATACAGGAGGatgccttcaatcatcaggcatacccctggaggccttctagcaattcacggacatccccctccttgaccgtctcaaggagggaattcttcaaagagta
It contains:
- the LOC141719389 gene encoding uncharacterized protein LOC141719389 produces the protein MQNNDKILRRGQDESRVRENIQNQNGNMPPPQPQGEGRRDPPPHPGRLLNHLEGGRVTATAQTPSPFATVVREAQLPAGYRNTTNDLRFHGNSDPVEFLGRFNIKMDVYQVPDLARCRLLTATFREGAQQWFQKLGPCVITSGEQMKTLFLTQFQAAVKYTPHVTTLANVKQKEGESLTSYFKRFNAESTLVRGATDEILKILLIAGLRVGNDFWKHLQGKDPVSLADVLAQGRSKRRDRSLSPDYRRNARSPNRVNTVSSQREWSPPLNYERRVSNYTLLTASIDHIFEVNKDKGIFKKPDRLTSWQSRDKKKYCDYHESTGHDTHECRHLRDEIEEFIKAGYLEEWINKVKRRRGLDDKGKDERQPPRAEDVEKTAEVKFQRAGSIRAIFGGHPFVGDSNRALEKNTREARHPPLTNIHGLEDRPPKVFKGESADITFKEKESRWVHHPHNDALVITMLIGAMNVHRVFLDNGSSTNILYYSTYKKLGFPDSDMYFEDAHVYGFTGEAVRVMGSVRLPVTLGEGALSVTQIIDFKVLYQDSAHNVLVGRPWL